TGATCGGCGGCGGGTTCCCCGAGATGTACGTCGCCGAACTGAGCGCCAACACCGCCCTGCGCGAGGCCATCCGGGCGCTCGCCGCCACCGGCGCGCCGGTCGCCGCCGAATGCGCCGGACTGCTTTACCTGGGGCAGGAGTTGGACGGCCTGCCGATGTGCGGGGTGCTCGACACCGGTGCGCGGATGACCGAGCGGCTCACCCTCGGCTACCGCGAGGCGGTCGCCCTGCACGACTCCCCGCTCGCGCCCGCCGGCACCCGGGTGCGCGGCCACGAGTTCCACCGCACGGTCTGCGAACCGGGCGCCGGCAAGGAGCCCGCCTGGGGCTGGCGCACCCCCGCCGGACCCCGGACCGAGGGTTTCGCGGGCGGCAACGTGCACGCCTCCTACCTGCACCTGCACTGGGCCGGCGCGCCGCAGCTGGCCGAGCACCTCGTCGCCGCGGCCTTCCGCTGACGCCACGTCAAGCCGGGCCCCTGGGTGGCCTCGTCGGGCAATGTCCGGCCGCCGGGGGCCACGGCTGGGCTGCGGCCATGATGTTCCGGGCGCTGCTGCGCTTCCTCGCCGTCTCGCCGTTCCTCGCCGCGGTCACCTCCACCTTCGGCTACGCGGGAGCCTGCTGGTCGTCCGGTTCGGGAACGAGCCGAAGCTCGCCGACGACCTGCAGCGGCACCCGGAGGCCTGGGTGGGCGGCCTGCTTGCCCTGCCCGCGGCGCTGCTGATCGCCCACTGGTACCGGCCACATCCCGCTGCCGACCGCCGGCTGGGACCGCCGCGCCACCCACGACAGCTGCCTGGACCTGCGGCTGCGGCAGCTGCCGCCCGGCAACTTCCGCCGGTACGCGGGCCCTTGTCCGCCCGAGGTGTGGGCCGAGGTCAGCAGCCGGACGCTGGGCCACGCCGCAGTCCCGCACCGGGCGGACGCGGGGACGGCGGCCGCACCCCCGCAGGCCGGCCCGGGGCGCGGCTGACGGGGGGGGTACGGCCGCCGCAGCGGCGCAGGGGGTACGGCTGACGCGGGGGCTCAGGGGCTCAGGGGCTCAGGGGCTCAGGGGCTCAGGGCCGGGCGTACGTCCGAGTGATGATCTCCATGTTGTGGCCGTCCGGATCGGCGAAGTAGGCACCCCGACCGCCGAAGAGGTGGTTGACCTGGCCGGGCCCGGTGTGGTTCGGGTTGGCGTAGTAGGTGACCCGGAGCGCCTCCAACCGCGCGATCATGGCGTCGAAGCCGTCCTCCGGCACCAGGAAGGCGTAGTGCTGCGACTGGATCGGCTGGTCGCGCTGCTGGTAGTAGTCGAGCGTCACGCCGTTGCCCAGGTCGACGGGCAGGAACGGCCCGAACGGGGCACCCACCGCCAGCCCCAGGACCTCCGCGAGGAACTCGGCCGACACCTGCCGGTCGGTCGCGTGGACGACGGTGTGGTCGAGCCGGACGGCCGCGGCGGGCGGCGTGTGCGGGTGCTGCGGGTACTGGTCCTGCTGGTCCTGCTGGTCCTGCGACATGGGCGGGCTCTCTCCGGTCCGGGTTCCGTTGCTGGCCAGGCGCCACGCGGGCGCCTGCGAGGAAGACACGAAGAGGACAGGGCGGGGCTCGGGCCCGCCCCTGGCTCATGCCGGGGCCGGGCGCCCCACTCGTGCATGGCCCATGGCCGACCCGGCAGTCACGGGGACGACCCTAACTCCCGCCCCGGGCCGGGGCAACGCCGATCCGCTCGCCCCGGCCGGCTCAGAAGGCCACCCGCACCGAGTCGTCCACCCGGCCGACCGCCTCCTGCTGGAACGCCGCGTCGTAGCGCCGCCGGATCTCCTCGATCTTCACGTCCGAGGACCGCGCCGCCCCCCGCGGGTACAACAGGACGACGTGGTAGGAACGTTCACGCTCGATCACCCCGAACCGGTCCCGGTACTGCCCCCGGCCCTCCTCGACCGTCAGCCCCTCCGGGAAGCGCGAGGTCACCTCCGCGTCCAGGAACGCCTCGAACTCCTGCGCGGTGACGGCCGCCCCGCCGTCCGGCCGCTCGGTGCCGAAGAACAGCTCGGTCCGGGTGTAGGCGTCCCGCGGCCCGACCGGTACGTCCGCCGCCCCGGCCACGGGGGCGACGGCGGCGCCGGTGGCGAGCAGGGCGGCCCCGGCGAGGAGGCCCGTCCAGATCTTGGTCTGCATACCCGCCCCAACTCCCCCGGCGCCCGGCACGACACGGGCCGGCCGCCGTCCGGGTGACGGACCGGCGAGCCCGGGTCACGCCCGGCGGACGCCTACGGGTGGCATCCTTCAGATCATGGAACAGGGCGAGGTACTGAAGCGCGTCATCGGCATTCTCACCCAGGCGGGAGAGTGGCTGCACGAGCCGGACGGCGTCCCGGAGGATGCTACGGAGGAGGGTCCGGGCGTCGTGATGCAGCTGCTCAACGACGTGATGCCGCAGGTGATCATCCCCGCCGACGCCACCGCCGAGGAGATCAGCACGATCCTGAGCGAGGAGCTGGGCGGTCGGATCATGCAGCTCACCACCGCCTTCGCCATCGCCTTCTGGGAGCTGGCCGAGGTGCACGACAGTGGACGCACCGACGTCACCGCCCTCGACGTCCTGCAGGAGCTGGCACTCCGCTCGGAGACCGACTCGTAGCCGGACCCTCCGATGTCCTCGCTCTCGGCCCACCCTCCCCCCTGCGCGAACAACCCGCGCGCCTGCTGGCATGATCAGCGGCTATGCCCACCAGCCACACCTCGGCTCCCCCCGAGCCCTCCGTCTGTCCTGCCTGTTCCGCCGGCCTCACCACCGATGTGCGGTACCCGGCCTGGTGCCCGGGCTGCGAGTGGAACCTGTCGCCGGTGGTGGTGCCCGCCACCGACCTGTCCGAGTCGCAGCGGCAGGCGGCGGCGCGTGAGTGGGAGGCCCAGGCCGACCGGCTGGCGCTCGCGCGGCAACGGGCGGAGCAGGTGTACGGCGCGGTGGCCGCGGGTGCCGGGCCGCGGGAGGACCGGACCTGGATCGCGGCGATGGTCATGGCCGCGATCGTGCACCTGGTGACGGCGGGTCTGCTGGTCGGCTCGGTGGCGCTGCAGTTCGTCGACAGCTGGCCGCTGCGGGTGGCCGGTTGGCTCGGGCTCGCCTTCGCCTTCTTCCTGCGCCCCCGGTTCGCCGGCATCCCGGACAGCGGCAGCGTGCTCCGCCGGACGGACGCGCCCGCGCTGTACGCGCTGGCCGACCGGGTGGCGGCCGCCGTGGGCTCCCGGCCGGTCGACATGATCCGGGTGACGGACGAGTTCAACGCCTCCTTCAACCGGGTCGGCCTGCGCCGGCGCAGCGTGCTCACGCTCGGGCTGCCGCTCTGGGAGCCGCTCGGCGACGGGCAACGCCTCGCCCTGCTCGCGCACGAGCTCGGCCACGACGTCAACGGTGACCACCGCAGCGGGTGGTGGCTCGGGTCGGCGATCACCACCCTGACCCAGTGGTGGTACGTCACCGAGCCGGCGGGCCGGGAGGAACATGGCGGCGTGCTGGCGAGTCTGGTCGAGGTGGTCGCCAACCTGGCGATGGCGGGCGTCAACTGGCTCATCGGGCTGCTGCTCGGCGTGCTGGAGCGGCTCAGCAGCCGGTCCGGCCAGGGCGCCGAGTACCGCGCCGACGCGATCGCCGCCCGGATCGCCTCCACGTCCGAGACCGAGCGGCTGCTGCGGACGTTGCTGCTCTCCGGCAGCGCCGCGACGGTGCGGGCGCGGCTGCGAAGCCTCTCCGGGGTGCGGCGGTCCAGCCACTCGGCCGGGGTCGCCGGGTTCTGGGCGTCGTTCACCGCCGAGCTGGCCGCCGTGCCGGCGCACGAGACGGAGCGGCTGCTCAGGCTGTCCGTCCGGGAGTTGAGCAGCGTCGACAGCACGCATCCGCCGACCTACCTGCGGATCAGGATGCTCGGCCACCGGCCCGTCCCGGCGCCGGCGCTGGTCGTCGCCCCGGAGGAGGCCGCGGCGATCGAGGCGGAGCTGGCGCCGCTGCGCCTGCGGATCGCCCGCGAGTTGCTCGCCTGAACCCGGGTTCCCGCCCCGGCCCGGCGGATAGTCTTCCGGCGGGAGAGGGGGCCCGCATGAGCGAAGTCGGCTGGTACGGCGCGGAGGTGACCTGCGGCGGCGACCGCGCGGCGGGGCCCGGCCGGCCTCGGGGGTGCGGGCGCCCGCCCGGGTGGGCGGCCGCCGGGTGACCGGGGAGCCGGAGCCGATCGCCCGGGCGCTGCTCGCCGCCGGGGTGCTGTTCTTCGACCCGGACGGCCTGGTCCTGCTGGTGAAGCCGAAGTACAAGGACGGCTGGGAGGTGCCGGGCGGCCATCTGCTGCCCGGGGAGTCGCCGTCGGCGGCCGCGGTGCGCGAGGTGGCGGAGGAGCTTGGGGTGACGACCCGGCTCGGGCCGCTGCTGGTGGTGGACTGGGCCCCGATGGGCCCCGAGGACCGGGTGCTCTTCCTCTTCGACGGGGGTGTGCCCGACCGGGAGTGGCGCGAGCGGCTGGCACCGGACGGCGTGGAGATCGGCGAGGCCGCGTTCCATCCGCCCTCCCGGCTGGAGGAGTTGCTGCCGGCCCGGCTGGCCCGGCGGGTCCGGGCCGCGATCGCGGCCCGGACGGCGGGGCGTACGGACCACCTGGAGCCCGGCGTCAGGAGCTGAGCCCCTGACGCCGGGCGGCGAGGTGCTCGGCGGCTCCGGGGCGCTCAGTCGAAGTCCCGCCGGCGCAGGCCGGCCAGGCCGGCTGCGGCGAGGGCGGCGGCGAACACCGTGAGCAGGAGCAGGGGCCGGACCGCGAGGGCGTCGCCCGGCAGGTGCGGGAGGTGGGTGAACGGCGAGAGGTCGAGCACCCACGGGGCGGCCTGGACGACCGGGCCGATCCAGCCGATCAGAACGAAGAGGGTGAGGACGCCCCAGCCCGCCGCGCTCCACCGGGGCAGCAGTCCGTGGAGGAGCAGGGTGACGGCCGCCGTCAGCCAGACGGCGGGGAGTTGGACGAGGGCGGCGACGAGGAGCCTCCCGGTCGTGCCGGCGAGGTCGCCGGTGACGGTGCCCGCGGTGAGCCCGGCCGTCAGTCCGGCGAGCGCGAGCACGGCGGCGCTGCCGAGCAGCGGGAAGAGCAGGTGACCGCCGGCCCAGGCGAGCCGGGAGACGGCGGTGGCGAGGACGGGCTCGGCGCGGCCGCCGGTCTCCTCGGCGCGCAGCCGGAGCACGGCCTGGACCGCGTAGCCGGCGGCGACCATGCCGAGCAGGCCCATGATGCTGCCCAGGTAGGCGTCCAGGATGCCGCGTGAGCCGCCCGTCCGGCGCAGCATGTCCGCCACGGAAGCGTTGTCCCCGGCCAGGGACGCGACGCCCTCGGCGACAGCGCCGAACACGGCGCCGGCCGCCGCCAGGCCGGCGCACCAGCCGTACAGGGTGCCGCTGTGCAGCCGTCGGGCGAGGGCGAAGTGCGTGCTCAGCGAGGGTGCGGCGACGGCCGGGCCGGGGCGCTGGGGGATCAGGCCGGCGCCGAGGTCGCGGCGGGCGACCAGTGCGTACGCGAGGCCCGCGAGTGCCAGGGCGGCGCCGAGCAGGACGGCGAGGATCCACCAGCGGTCCGCGGCGAACGGGCGCACCTGCCCGGCCCAGCCGATCGGGGAGAGCAGACCCGGCCGGCCGGGGCCGGCGGTGTCGGTGGCGTCGCCGGCCGCGCGCAGGACGAAGGCCAGGCCCAGGACGGCGCTCGCGGAGCCGGTGGCGGCGCGGGCGGTCTCGGCGAGCTGTGCGGTGACGGCGGCGACCGCTCCGAAGACCAGGCCGCAGCAGCCGGTGGCCAGGCCGAGGGCGAGGGAGCCGGCGAGCGGCTGCCCCAGGACGGCCAGCGCGGCCGTGATCAGGGCGGCGAGGAGCAGGTCGGCGAGGGCCACGGTGGCCAGGGCGGCGGTGAGCGGCGCGGGGCGGCCGACCGCGCCGGCGCCGATCAGTTCGAGGCGGCCGTCCTCCTCCTCGGCGCGGGTGTGGCGGACCACCAGCAGGATGCTCATCAGCCCGGCGAGCGTGGCGCCGAGGACGCCCATCCGCCAGGCGGTGAGCCCGCCGATGGTGCCGGCGTCGTGGAGCGGGCCGTAGAGGGCGCGCAGCGAGCCGTTCCCGGCGATGCCGGCGCCGAAGCTGCGGCGGGCCTGCTCGGTGGGGTAGAGCTTGTCGAAGGAGTAGGCGGTGGAGGCGACGGAGGCGGTGAGCAGGTAGACCCAGGCGGGGATCATCACGCGGTCACGGCGCA
The sequence above is a segment of the Kitasatospora sp. NBC_00240 genome. Coding sequences within it:
- a CDS encoding VOC family protein, producing MSQDQQDQQDQYPQHPHTPPAAAVRLDHTVVHATDRQVSAEFLAEVLGLAVGAPFGPFLPVDLGNGVTLDYYQQRDQPIQSQHYAFLVPEDGFDAMIARLEALRVTYYANPNHTGPGQVNHLFGGRGAYFADPDGHNMEIITRTYARP
- a CDS encoding DUF3574 domain-containing protein is translated as MQTKIWTGLLAGAALLATGAAVAPVAGAADVPVGPRDAYTRTELFFGTERPDGGAAVTAQEFEAFLDAEVTSRFPEGLTVEEGRGQYRDRFGVIERERSYHVVLLYPRGAARSSDVKIEEIRRRYDAAFQQEAVGRVDDSVRVAF
- a CDS encoding M48 family metallopeptidase, which produces MPTSHTSAPPEPSVCPACSAGLTTDVRYPAWCPGCEWNLSPVVVPATDLSESQRQAAAREWEAQADRLALARQRAEQVYGAVAAGAGPREDRTWIAAMVMAAIVHLVTAGLLVGSVALQFVDSWPLRVAGWLGLAFAFFLRPRFAGIPDSGSVLRRTDAPALYALADRVAAAVGSRPVDMIRVTDEFNASFNRVGLRRRSVLTLGLPLWEPLGDGQRLALLAHELGHDVNGDHRSGWWLGSAITTLTQWWYVTEPAGREEHGGVLASLVEVVANLAMAGVNWLIGLLLGVLERLSSRSGQGAEYRADAIAARIASTSETERLLRTLLLSGSAATVRARLRSLSGVRRSSHSAGVAGFWASFTAELAAVPAHETERLLRLSVRELSSVDSTHPPTYLRIRMLGHRPVPAPALVVAPEEAAAIEAELAPLRLRIARELLA
- a CDS encoding NUDIX hydrolase, which translates into the protein MTGEPEPIARALLAAGVLFFDPDGLVLLVKPKYKDGWEVPGGHLLPGESPSAAAVREVAEELGVTTRLGPLLVVDWAPMGPEDRVLFLFDGGVPDREWRERLAPDGVEIGEAAFHPPSRLEELLPARLARRVRAAIAARTAGRTDHLEPGVRS
- a CDS encoding ABC transporter permease — encoded protein: MIPAWVYLLTASVASTAYSFDKLYPTEQARRSFGAGIAGNGSLRALYGPLHDAGTIGGLTAWRMGVLGATLAGLMSILLVVRHTRAEEEDGRLELIGAGAVGRPAPLTAALATVALADLLLAALITAALAVLGQPLAGSLALGLATGCCGLVFGAVAAVTAQLAETARAATGSASAVLGLAFVLRAAGDATDTAGPGRPGLLSPIGWAGQVRPFAADRWWILAVLLGAALALAGLAYALVARRDLGAGLIPQRPGPAVAAPSLSTHFALARRLHSGTLYGWCAGLAAAGAVFGAVAEGVASLAGDNASVADMLRRTGGSRGILDAYLGSIMGLLGMVAAGYAVQAVLRLRAEETGGRAEPVLATAVSRLAWAGGHLLFPLLGSAAVLALAGLTAGLTAGTVTGDLAGTTGRLLVAALVQLPAVWLTAAVTLLLHGLLPRWSAAGWGVLTLFVLIGWIGPVVQAAPWVLDLSPFTHLPHLPGDALAVRPLLLLTVFAAALAAAGLAGLRRRDFD